In a genomic window of Acidobacteriota bacterium:
- a CDS encoding HigA family addiction module antitoxin, whose protein sequence is MNSTGSERVGPMLNPPHLGELIRESMDEVGWNVTETAARPGCERSTLSRLLNGKAGVSANMALALEAIGWCTGDYRVRMQASYELAQARRARGWQEDMSGRGTVPR, encoded by the coding sequence ATGAACAGCACCGGCAGCGAGCGCGTGGGTCCGATGCTGAACCCCCCGCACCTTGGCGAACTGATCCGTGAGAGCATGGACGAGGTCGGCTGGAACGTGACTGAGACGGCGGCGCGCCCGGGATGCGAGCGGAGCACCCTGTCGCGTCTGCTGAACGGCAAGGCGGGTGTGTCCGCGAACATGGCACTCGCGTTGGAAGCCATCGGCTGGTGTACGGGCGATTACCGGGTGCGGATGCAGGCGAGCTATGAACTCGCGCAGGCACGGAGGGCACGCGGGTGGCAAGAGGACATGAGCGGACGCGGTACGGTCCCACGATAA